Proteins from a single region of Leptospira brenneri:
- a CDS encoding response regulator produces the protein MNRKILIIDDSAVFRKIISVHLKNASFDLIEAGDGLEGLKQLEGNEVDLIVSDMNMPNMDGISFIKKVKENPKYKFTPIIMLTTESQPEKKQQGLDAGAKAWLTKPFSPEELLDTISKLLP, from the coding sequence ATGAATAGAAAAATTCTGATCATTGATGATTCTGCGGTATTTCGCAAGATTATTTCAGTCCATTTAAAAAACGCGAGTTTTGATTTAATCGAAGCTGGTGACGGGTTAGAAGGTTTGAAACAACTCGAAGGGAACGAAGTGGATTTGATTGTTTCCGATATGAATATGCCAAATATGGATGGAATCAGCTTTATTAAAAAAGTAAAAGAAAATCCAAAATATAAATTCACTCCGATCATCATGTTAACAACAGAATCGCAACCAGAAAAAAAACAACAAGGTTTGGATGCCGGAGCGAAAGCCTGGCTTACAAAACCTTTTTCCCCAGAAGAATTACTCGATACGATTTCTAAATTACTACCGTAA
- a CDS encoding STAS domain-containing protein — protein MEPVQTLQTTNSGFEIKWQGYLTVPFVKEWKNLADVWTNEKGKVIHLDLNGIQRIDSAGIQFLIYLKELSQTNHYSIHLKNHSLAVLKVLDLLGLVSFFGDRVKVKKEHSNEVEFRYGTRKTN, from the coding sequence ATGGAACCAGTCCAAACTCTACAAACAACAAATTCAGGTTTTGAAATCAAGTGGCAGGGATACCTTACAGTACCCTTCGTCAAAGAGTGGAAAAACCTAGCAGATGTTTGGACAAATGAAAAAGGAAAGGTCATTCATTTAGATCTAAATGGAATTCAACGAATTGATTCCGCAGGGATTCAGTTTTTAATTTATTTAAAAGAATTAAGCCAAACGAATCACTATTCGATTCATTTGAAAAACCATTCGCTCGCTGTTCTCAAAGTTTTAGATTTACTTGGTCTCGTTAGTTTTTTTGGAGATCGAGTAAAAGTAAAAAAAGAACATTCCAATGAAGTAGAATTTCGATATGGGACAAGGAAGACCAATTAA
- a CDS encoding chemotaxis protein CheA, whose amino-acid sequence MDLTEVIDAYLVESEEFLRDMEAILLRTEVSTPSDDDLNAIFRAVHTIKGTAGMFGFDSTVKFTHVVENLLDGLRSHEIPFAEGLTEILLNAKDHLSYLVLEETKGKIPESKVVHGNSILDQMKPYLKNDTSEKTNTDPLLAVPLENKPTLQTSGFGIPAYLISFRPNRNVFSQGLDPISFIGYLKKIGTIHALKTISEIAANLENIDPEFCYLGFEIHFVSDSDLETVRKVFNFIENDSFLHILPPGAGIQDLCDLSGQLPEEEILLGNLWKEIGILTDASLIQYLETLKTLKTGIETNTNQLSNSFNSVEPVKETVTQNPASQTNKDTNKSSTIKVDSKRIDNLINRVGELVVSCANMNQLIGNMEDSNLQESSILAMRLLNEVREISLKLRMVPIGDSFQKYTRIVRDLGKELGKDIKLSTEGNETELDRNIVEKLSDPLTHLVRNACDHGLETPEEREKKGKPRQGTIKLNAFHEAGSVVIEITDDGNGIQKEKVWQKGLDKGLVSGSMPESEDEIYKLLFHPGLSTASQITNVSGRGVGLDVVLQNIESLRGNITVKSTPSQGSRFILRLPLTLAIIDGFLVEVGKNQFIIPMDMIFECLHFTDENKADANQFFALRGSLIPYLRLKDYYPSESTGDSVRENIVIVRNGEKKAGIVVERLLGEYQTVIKPMGSVFRHVKGVSGSSILGDGNVALIIDIPSLFERTITLENEKLYK is encoded by the coding sequence ATGGATTTAACTGAGGTTATAGATGCCTATCTAGTTGAATCCGAGGAATTCTTACGTGATATGGAGGCCATTCTCCTTCGTACCGAAGTTTCAACTCCTTCTGATGATGATTTAAATGCAATCTTTCGTGCAGTTCACACAATCAAAGGAACTGCGGGTATGTTTGGTTTTGATTCCACAGTAAAATTTACACATGTCGTGGAAAATCTTTTAGATGGCTTACGTTCTCACGAAATACCCTTTGCAGAGGGTCTCACCGAAATTTTACTAAATGCAAAAGATCATTTGTCTTATCTGGTTTTGGAAGAAACCAAAGGCAAAATCCCAGAATCCAAGGTTGTTCATGGAAATTCCATTTTGGACCAAATGAAACCTTACCTAAAAAATGATACATCGGAAAAAACAAATACCGATCCACTTCTTGCAGTTCCCTTGGAAAATAAGCCAACATTACAAACTTCAGGTTTCGGAATTCCGGCTTATCTCATTTCGTTTCGACCAAACCGCAATGTATTTTCCCAAGGATTAGATCCCATTTCGTTTATTGGATACTTAAAAAAAATCGGAACGATTCACGCTTTAAAAACAATTTCTGAAATCGCAGCCAATTTAGAAAACATCGATCCTGAATTTTGTTATTTAGGTTTTGAAATTCACTTTGTCTCCGATTCCGATTTGGAAACAGTCAGAAAGGTTTTTAATTTTATCGAAAACGACTCTTTTTTACATATACTTCCACCTGGTGCAGGTATCCAGGATCTTTGTGATCTCTCAGGCCAACTTCCTGAGGAAGAAATTTTACTCGGTAATCTTTGGAAAGAAATTGGAATACTAACGGATGCTAGTTTAATTCAATATTTAGAAACATTAAAAACTCTGAAAACTGGAATTGAGACCAATACAAACCAACTTTCAAATTCCTTTAATTCTGTAGAACCGGTCAAAGAAACTGTAACACAAAATCCTGCTTCCCAAACAAACAAAGATACAAATAAATCTTCCACCATCAAAGTTGATTCCAAACGAATCGACAATTTAATCAACCGAGTGGGAGAACTCGTTGTTTCCTGTGCCAATATGAACCAACTCATTGGAAATATGGAAGATTCCAATCTACAGGAATCATCCATCCTTGCAATGAGGCTTCTGAATGAAGTTAGGGAAATTTCACTCAAATTAAGAATGGTTCCCATTGGAGATAGTTTCCAAAAGTATACAAGAATTGTGAGAGATTTAGGTAAAGAACTCGGTAAAGATATCAAACTAAGTACAGAAGGAAACGAAACCGAATTAGACAGAAATATTGTTGAGAAGTTGAGTGACCCACTCACCCATCTTGTAAGAAATGCATGTGATCACGGTTTAGAAACACCAGAAGAAAGAGAAAAAAAAGGCAAACCAAGACAAGGTACAATTAAATTAAATGCCTTCCATGAAGCAGGAAGTGTAGTGATTGAAATTACCGATGATGGAAACGGAATCCAAAAAGAAAAAGTTTGGCAAAAGGGACTGGATAAAGGACTCGTTTCCGGATCCATGCCTGAGTCGGAAGATGAAATTTATAAACTCCTCTTTCATCCTGGACTTTCGACTGCTTCCCAAATCACAAATGTTTCTGGTAGAGGTGTCGGCCTAGATGTTGTTTTACAGAATATTGAATCCTTACGAGGGAATATCACAGTCAAATCGACACCGAGCCAAGGTAGTCGGTTCATTCTTCGTTTGCCTTTAACTTTAGCCATCATAGATGGTTTTCTTGTCGAAGTTGGTAAAAACCAATTCATCATACCGATGGATATGATATTTGAATGTTTACATTTTACAGATGAAAATAAGGCTGATGCGAACCAATTTTTTGCCCTTCGGGGTAGTTTGATTCCTTATCTCAGACTAAAAGATTATTATCCATCGGAATCAACCGGAGATTCCGTACGCGAAAACATCGTCATTGTTAGAAACGGTGAAAAAAAAGCAGGGATCGTAGTCGAAAGACTCCTCGGAGAATACCAAACAGTAATCAAACCAATGGGATCAGTATTCCGCCATGTAAAGGGTGTTAGTGGTTCAAGTATTTTAGGAGATGGGAATGTTGCCCTAATCATTGACATACCATCGCTATTCGAACGAACCATAACTTTAGAAAACGAAAAATTATATAAATAA
- a CDS encoding methyl-accepting chemotaxis protein, translated as MKNIKINTKLIVFFLTGLLFVIWTSAYSWGTFTSSLPTEETTKVQIQKTEALNHVWNLSQSTHSDLLLILQSQEVDKTLVAKLKYDLEKLNSAWTEISTTPTSKEESSILSSLSAEKDGYIAAVKVYLSEPEDSAKKENLRVSLPSLWKPYANSIFKWNTEITKESITKFSQSSASTDLKLIPIYISCGIFLIITAFLLFSLLKGIEKPMKDAIQIKTALDSVSTNVMIADLDLNVVYMNKSIHAMFAKSESEIKTQIRNFSLKDLMGSNIDGYHKDPSHQRRLLGTFTSEHKTSITMGSREFNLIANPIITASGERLGSVVEWADVTEANANAKAVDRSQATIEFNMEGTILTANENFLKVIGYSLSEVKGQHHKMFVDPQEANSDVYRQFWAALNRGEFQAAEYKRVGKNGKEVWLQATYTPIIDANGKPFKVVKYATDITEQKKITLETARIVDDLVIGLAALENGDLTQLITNEYDGGFARLRDSFNNTSKKLVEIINDVRTNTDALVNAADEVASTASTLSQGASEQAASVEETSASLEEMGASIDQNAENAKQTDTIATKSAKDAKQGGEAVRNTVSAMKEIADKISIIEDIAYQTNLLALNAAIEAARAGEHGKGFAVVASEVRKLAERSQKSANEIGSLAGSSVQIAESAGKLIEEIVPAINKTADLVQEITAASQEQSSGVNEVNKAMGQLDQVSQQSATASEELAAIAEELQAQAEKLLSSISFFKLGKQGNLPGAVYDAKLSKIRSSSRQAAASSKKTDHSDETNKFQKY; from the coding sequence ATGAAAAATATAAAGATAAACACAAAACTGATAGTTTTTTTCCTTACGGGTTTACTATTTGTGATTTGGACATCCGCATACTCCTGGGGAACATTCACAAGTTCTTTACCCACAGAAGAAACAACCAAAGTCCAGATTCAGAAAACGGAAGCACTAAATCATGTTTGGAATTTAAGCCAATCCACACATTCCGATCTACTCTTAATCCTCCAATCACAAGAAGTAGATAAAACTCTAGTCGCAAAACTCAAATATGATTTGGAAAAACTAAACTCCGCTTGGACAGAAATCTCTACCACTCCTACTTCCAAGGAAGAATCATCCATTCTAAGTTCTTTATCGGCAGAAAAAGATGGGTATATTGCAGCAGTAAAAGTTTATCTCTCTGAACCAGAAGATTCGGCTAAAAAGGAAAACCTTCGAGTTTCCTTACCATCTTTATGGAAACCATACGCGAATTCTATTTTTAAATGGAATACAGAAATCACAAAAGAAAGTATTACAAAGTTTTCACAAAGTTCTGCTTCGACAGACCTCAAACTAATCCCCATTTATATCTCTTGTGGGATTTTTTTAATCATCACAGCTTTTCTTTTGTTTTCCTTATTAAAAGGAATCGAAAAACCAATGAAAGATGCCATTCAAATCAAAACAGCATTGGATAGTGTTTCTACAAATGTGATGATTGCTGATTTGGATTTAAATGTTGTTTATATGAACAAATCAATTCATGCAATGTTTGCAAAATCTGAAAGCGAAATCAAAACCCAAATTCGAAACTTTTCATTAAAAGATTTAATGGGAAGTAATATTGATGGGTATCACAAAGATCCAAGCCACCAAAGAAGACTCCTAGGCACTTTTACTTCTGAACACAAAACCAGTATCACCATGGGAAGTCGTGAATTTAATTTAATTGCAAATCCAATCATTACGGCTTCTGGAGAAAGATTGGGTAGTGTTGTGGAATGGGCTGACGTTACAGAAGCCAATGCAAACGCAAAAGCTGTTGATAGATCGCAAGCCACCATTGAATTTAATATGGAAGGAACTATTTTAACTGCGAACGAAAATTTTCTAAAAGTAATTGGATATAGTTTGAGTGAAGTAAAAGGCCAACATCATAAAATGTTTGTTGACCCACAAGAAGCAAATTCTGATGTTTATCGTCAATTTTGGGCAGCACTAAACCGTGGTGAATTCCAAGCAGCAGAATACAAAAGAGTTGGAAAAAATGGTAAAGAAGTTTGGTTACAAGCAACCTATACTCCCATCATTGATGCCAATGGAAAACCATTTAAGGTTGTTAAATACGCAACAGACATCACTGAACAAAAGAAAATCACTCTCGAAACAGCTCGTATAGTAGACGATCTAGTGATTGGACTTGCTGCTTTAGAAAATGGAGACCTCACCCAACTCATTACCAATGAATACGACGGTGGATTTGCCAGACTCAGAGATTCATTTAACAATACATCTAAAAAATTGGTAGAGATCATTAACGATGTCAGAACCAATACAGATGCCCTTGTCAATGCAGCCGATGAAGTGGCCTCTACCGCAAGCACTCTTTCCCAAGGAGCCAGTGAACAAGCAGCCTCAGTGGAAGAAACATCTGCTTCTTTGGAAGAAATGGGAGCATCCATTGACCAAAATGCAGAAAATGCAAAACAAACGGATACAATTGCTACAAAATCAGCAAAAGACGCAAAACAGGGTGGAGAGGCGGTTCGAAATACAGTTTCTGCAATGAAAGAAATTGCAGATAAAATTTCTATCATCGAAGACATTGCCTACCAAACCAACTTACTTGCATTAAACGCTGCAATCGAAGCCGCAAGAGCCGGTGAACACGGAAAAGGATTTGCCGTAGTTGCTTCTGAGGTGAGAAAACTTGCAGAACGTTCTCAAAAATCAGCCAATGAAATCGGAAGTTTGGCTGGTAGTTCCGTACAAATTGCAGAATCTGCCGGAAAACTCATTGAAGAGATTGTCCCTGCTATCAATAAAACAGCAGACCTGGTTCAAGAAATTACCGCGGCAAGCCAAGAGCAGTCTTCGGGTGTGAACGAAGTGAACAAAGCCATGGGACAACTAGACCAAGTGTCTCAGCAATCTGCGACAGCTTCCGAAGAACTAGCAGCCATAGCAGAAGAATTACAAGCTCAAGCAGAGAAACTTCTCTCCTCTATTAGTTTTTTCAAACTGGGAAAACAAGGAAACCTTCCGGGTGCTGTTTACGATGCAAAACTATCTAAAATAAGATCTTCCAGTCGACAAGCAGCAGCGAGTTCCAAAAAGACGGATCATTCTGACGAAACGAATAAATTCCAAAAGTATTAA
- a CDS encoding chemotaxis protein CheW, which translates to MQELQYLTFLISEELFGLGILYIKEIIEFESVTHVPMMPDYIPGVINLRGNVVPVIDLNARFYKKKTETNRKTCIIITEINVENEIIDVGLLVDAVNEVVDITPESIEEPPSFGSKIRLDFIQGLGKLENKFVIILKVNQILELSELQAIQETSSNLM; encoded by the coding sequence ATGCAGGAACTCCAATACTTAACCTTTCTCATTTCAGAAGAACTTTTTGGTCTGGGAATCTTATACATCAAAGAAATCATTGAATTTGAATCAGTGACCCATGTTCCCATGATGCCAGATTATATTCCTGGAGTGATCAACCTTAGGGGCAATGTAGTTCCTGTGATTGATCTCAATGCAAGATTCTACAAAAAGAAAACCGAAACCAATCGAAAAACATGTATCATCATTACCGAAATCAATGTTGAAAATGAAATCATTGATGTAGGTCTTTTAGTTGATGCGGTGAATGAAGTGGTGGATATCACTCCTGAATCCATTGAAGAGCCACCGAGTTTTGGATCCAAAATTCGCTTAGATTTCATCCAAGGGCTTGGGAAACTAGAAAATAAATTTGTCATCATCTTAAAAGTGAACCAAATTTTAGAACTTTCTGAGTTACAAGCCATCCAAGAAACTTCGTCCAATCTTATGTAA
- a CDS encoding chemotaxis protein CheD, with translation MESPREVIDRYLNPGEIFFGGSTFRVRTLLGSCVSIILWHPTRQIGGMCHYLLPTPAELHSANTHKYGVDAFTFFLSEIKKHRSSPKEFYAKIFGGSNMFLHEEREILKDKSSSQVGTRNADFAKKILEENQIKIISEDVGGSLSRKVYFSVWDGEVWVEKK, from the coding sequence ATGGAATCACCCAGAGAAGTTATAGACCGGTATTTAAACCCAGGCGAAATTTTTTTCGGCGGTTCAACGTTTCGAGTTCGCACGCTCCTTGGATCTTGTGTTTCAATCATTCTTTGGCACCCAACGAGACAAATTGGTGGTATGTGTCATTATCTTTTACCAACACCGGCTGAGCTCCATTCTGCAAATACACATAAATATGGAGTCGACGCTTTTACATTTTTTTTATCTGAAATCAAAAAACACCGATCTAGTCCGAAAGAATTTTATGCAAAAATTTTCGGAGGTTCCAATATGTTCTTACACGAAGAAAGAGAAATATTAAAAGATAAATCGAGTTCGCAAGTTGGAACCAGAAATGCTGATTTTGCAAAAAAGATTCTAGAGGAAAACCAAATCAAAATTATCTCAGAGGATGTTGGTGGTTCCTTATCTAGAAAGGTTTACTTTTCTGTCTGGGACGGGGAAGTTTGGGTAGAAAAAAAATAA
- a CDS encoding protein-glutamate methylesterase/protein-glutamine glutaminase, with protein MKKIKVFVIDDSAVVRQVLAEIFKEDQSFEFLGSASDPIFALDKMNNDWPDVIVLDIEMPRMDGLSFLKKIMSERPTPVVICSTLTTEGSDTAMLAMSLGAIDIITKPKLGLKDFLHESTIELTDAVVAAAAVSLKALPTLADRKEFSIKTEKKQDISQLQATEKIVAIGTSTGGTIALEEVLTKLPKDKTPGIVIVQHMPEKFTETFAKRLDSICDISVREAKDGDRVVRGLALIAPGNRHMTVRRSGAQYFVEVMDGPLVNRHKPSVDVLFRSVARQAGKNSKGIIMTGMGDDGAAGLHEMKEAGAETYAQNEESSVVFGMPKEAIKRGGVDHILPLSEIYKTIVGYG; from the coding sequence ATGAAAAAAATAAAAGTTTTTGTCATCGATGATTCTGCTGTCGTAAGACAGGTATTAGCCGAAATCTTCAAAGAAGATCAGAGTTTTGAATTTTTAGGAAGTGCCTCCGACCCAATCTTTGCATTAGATAAAATGAATAATGATTGGCCCGATGTGATTGTTCTAGATATCGAGATGCCAAGAATGGATGGATTGTCTTTTTTAAAAAAAATCATGTCAGAAAGACCTACCCCGGTTGTGATTTGTTCTACTTTGACAACAGAAGGTTCTGATACCGCCATGCTTGCCATGAGCCTCGGTGCCATTGATATCATCACAAAACCCAAACTAGGTTTAAAAGATTTTTTACACGAATCTACGATCGAACTTACCGATGCCGTTGTGGCAGCCGCCGCCGTATCCTTAAAAGCGTTGCCTACCCTTGCAGATAGAAAAGAATTTTCGATTAAAACAGAAAAGAAACAAGATATCTCTCAATTACAAGCAACAGAAAAAATTGTGGCAATTGGTACCTCTACCGGAGGAACCATTGCCTTAGAAGAAGTGCTTACAAAACTTCCCAAAGACAAAACTCCGGGGATCGTAATCGTCCAACATATGCCAGAAAAGTTTACCGAAACTTTTGCCAAACGGTTGGATTCCATTTGTGATATCAGCGTCAGAGAAGCTAAGGATGGGGACCGCGTGGTGCGAGGTCTTGCACTCATTGCCCCAGGAAACCGTCACATGACAGTTCGAAGGTCAGGAGCTCAGTATTTTGTTGAAGTGATGGATGGACCTCTTGTGAATCGCCACAAACCTTCTGTAGATGTCTTATTTCGATCCGTCGCAAGACAGGCTGGTAAAAATTCCAAAGGAATCATCATGACAGGGATGGGAGACGATGGAGCTGCAGGACTTCATGAAATGAAAGAAGCCGGAGCAGAAACCTACGCACAGAATGAAGAATCTTCTGTTGTGTTTGGGATGCCAAAAGAAGCAATCAAGAGAGGAGGTGTAGACCACATCCTCCCTTTAAGTGAAATCTATAAAACGATCGTGGGTTACGGTTAG
- a CDS encoding biotin/lipoyl-containing protein, which produces MLDKNLKRIQFQESESAWIRSFSVESIKCLIVCRGPVRKETMDVFDSIGVKEYGILLSEKDSIVYPKALAPELRNFRFPENIHRVPDYMGAGKEEKEQRIRQIIGIAKDNGYTHIFAGYGFMAEDAEFIEAIEKAGITFMGPSSHVAKGAGAKDEAKKLARSLNVSVTPGVDNITALALLRKTGNSKDGLLKVAKENSLTFSYNDARSLEDNAEDLLQLSYEKTIDITSIPDLQKESEILCEDIWKKYPGKRIRFKYIGGGGGKGQRVIGEKSEIDAAVMEILAESKVTAVGSNRNFLIELNIENTRHNEIQLIGNGEWSLSLGGRDCSLQMHEQKLLEISQTVELLQKEADLVRSSNSKKAAILDKDVQTLKDMENQAEVFGKAIRLNSVSTFECIVEGNSFFFMEVNTRIQVEHRVTEMVYKMKFTNPNDPNDIFYIDSLVEAMAVLSIHGPRVPKPERIVRNVSGAEVRINATNRALQPHAGGIIQNWSNALPEEIRDDQGICTRNPDTGAFVHYNLAGAYDSNVALIVSYGNSRTENLEILGNVLRKTELRGQNLETNLLVHYGLIQWILGKDAMFKPSTAFMISYLAGIGALQSIINDLDLEYLWSEKTKAADADLKKVLNKKMTLVIRPLERLLANPHLLGGFLGYFEGKLWTRSGNNVTFAENPIQFLDSLYYYLNLETTDGKASSEKIWDHDSILLTEAKAFYAELSARTGLNSWKELSEALTKGKNPSKSLSDELWNASVASHNGFQAGLETLLLLPKIGIKSNFFGLDVNADLDGIVPDEFKNKDTRDAFIKTLNPPPKMSGDEIVAPMGGMFYSKEAPNLPLLINEGDHFHAGQPLFIIEVMKMFNKILAPVSGTIVKNLMVDSDGKIVTKAQPIFKIKPDEILKEESPEEIRSRKVKVTKELGLG; this is translated from the coding sequence ATGTTAGATAAGAATTTAAAACGCATTCAGTTCCAAGAGTCCGAATCCGCATGGATTCGTTCTTTCAGTGTGGAATCCATTAAATGTTTAATCGTTTGCCGTGGTCCAGTTCGTAAAGAAACCATGGATGTTTTTGATTCCATTGGCGTGAAAGAATACGGAATTTTACTTTCGGAAAAAGATTCTATCGTTTATCCGAAAGCCCTGGCACCTGAGCTTCGTAACTTCCGATTCCCAGAAAACATCCACCGAGTTCCTGATTATATGGGAGCTGGTAAAGAAGAGAAAGAACAACGCATTCGCCAAATCATTGGAATTGCCAAAGACAATGGATACACTCATATCTTTGCAGGTTACGGATTTATGGCAGAAGATGCAGAATTCATCGAAGCCATTGAAAAAGCTGGAATCACTTTTATGGGACCTAGTTCTCATGTTGCGAAAGGGGCCGGAGCCAAAGACGAAGCAAAAAAACTCGCAAGAAGTCTAAATGTATCCGTTACTCCAGGGGTTGATAATATCACAGCTCTTGCTTTACTTCGGAAAACAGGAAATTCCAAAGATGGACTTCTTAAAGTTGCAAAAGAAAATAGTTTAACTTTTTCTTACAACGATGCTCGGTCTCTCGAAGACAATGCAGAGGATTTACTCCAACTTTCTTACGAAAAAACAATCGATATCACATCCATCCCGGACTTACAAAAAGAGTCAGAAATTCTTTGTGAAGATATTTGGAAAAAATATCCAGGCAAACGAATCCGATTCAAATACATCGGTGGTGGTGGTGGAAAAGGGCAACGTGTTATCGGTGAGAAGTCTGAAATTGACGCAGCCGTTATGGAAATCCTTGCAGAGTCCAAAGTCACAGCTGTTGGTTCCAACCGGAACTTTCTAATTGAACTTAATATTGAAAACACTCGCCATAATGAAATTCAGTTAATCGGTAATGGGGAGTGGTCTTTGTCACTGGGAGGTCGTGATTGTTCTTTGCAGATGCATGAACAAAAACTTTTAGAGATTTCGCAAACTGTGGAATTACTCCAAAAAGAAGCTGATCTCGTTCGTTCTTCCAATTCTAAAAAAGCTGCTATCCTTGATAAAGATGTACAAACTTTAAAGGATATGGAAAACCAAGCAGAAGTATTTGGAAAAGCCATTCGTTTGAATTCCGTTTCTACTTTTGAATGTATCGTAGAAGGAAATAGTTTCTTCTTTATGGAAGTAAACACAAGGATTCAGGTGGAACACCGTGTGACCGAAATGGTCTACAAAATGAAGTTCACTAATCCGAACGATCCAAATGATATCTTTTACATTGATTCTCTTGTGGAAGCAATGGCAGTTCTTTCCATCCATGGGCCAAGAGTTCCGAAACCGGAGAGGATTGTTCGAAACGTATCAGGTGCGGAAGTTCGAATCAATGCGACGAACCGTGCGCTCCAACCGCATGCTGGTGGAATCATCCAAAACTGGTCGAATGCTTTACCTGAAGAAATTCGGGATGACCAAGGGATTTGTACACGTAACCCTGATACTGGGGCTTTCGTTCACTACAACTTGGCCGGAGCTTATGATTCTAACGTAGCCCTCATTGTTTCTTATGGAAATAGCAGGACGGAAAACTTAGAGATTTTAGGAAACGTTCTTCGCAAAACAGAACTTAGAGGACAAAATCTCGAAACTAACTTACTCGTTCACTATGGACTCATCCAGTGGATTTTGGGTAAGGATGCGATGTTTAAACCATCTACAGCATTTATGATTTCCTATTTGGCTGGGATTGGCGCTTTACAATCCATCATCAATGATTTGGATTTAGAGTATCTTTGGTCTGAGAAAACAAAGGCTGCGGATGCAGATCTTAAAAAAGTTTTAAACAAAAAGATGACTCTTGTCATTCGTCCTTTGGAACGTTTGTTAGCAAACCCGCACCTTCTTGGTGGATTTTTGGGATACTTTGAAGGAAAACTTTGGACTCGTTCTGGCAATAATGTAACTTTCGCAGAGAACCCAATTCAATTTTTAGATTCATTGTATTACTATTTGAACTTAGAGACAACAGATGGGAAAGCAAGCTCTGAAAAGATTTGGGATCACGATTCCATCCTTCTTACCGAAGCAAAAGCATTCTATGCAGAATTGTCTGCACGCACAGGTCTTAATTCTTGGAAAGAGTTGTCAGAAGCACTAACTAAGGGCAAAAATCCTTCGAAGTCACTTTCTGATGAACTTTGGAATGCGTCTGTGGCAAGTCATAATGGATTCCAAGCTGGTCTTGAAACATTACTATTACTTCCTAAAATCGGAATCAAATCCAACTTCTTTGGTTTGGATGTGAATGCTGACTTGGATGGGATTGTTCCTGATGAGTTCAAAAACAAAGACACAAGAGATGCGTTTATCAAAACTTTGAACCCTCCACCAAAAATGTCTGGGGATGAGATTGTGGCTCCTATGGGTGGAATGTTCTACTCAAAAGAAGCTCCAAACCTTCCTTTACTCATCAATGAAGGAGATCATTTCCACGCTGGACAACCACTATTCATCATTGAAGTTATGAAGATGTTTAACAAAATTCTAGCTCCAGTGAGTGGAACCATTGTTAAAAATTTAATGGTGGATTCGGATGGAAAGATTGTGACAAAAGCACAACCCATTTTCAAAATCAAACCAGATGAAATTCTAAAGGAAGAATCTCCAGAAGAAATTCGATCTAGAAAAGTAAAAGTAACGAAAGAATTGGGTCTCGGTTAA